GCCTCGACCGCCTCGAAGCCGTCTGCCACCGGCGGCTCCTCGCCATAGAGCTCCCGGTCCACACCGAGCAGGATCTCCGGCTCGTGATAGGCGACTCGGCCCAGCATGACCCCGTCGACATGCGCGAGATGCTCGTGGATATCAGCCCAGCTCTTGATGCCGCCGTTGATCGCGACCGGCAGATCCGGCCGCGCCGCTTTGAGGCGGTAGACTCGGCCGTAATCGAGGGGCGGAATGTCCCGGTTCTCCTTGGGCGACAGGCCCTTGAGCCAGGCCTTCCGGGCATGGACCGTCAGCTCGTCGCAGCCGGCCGCGACCACGCATTCGGTCAGGCGGTCGAGAGCCTCCTGGGTATCCTGATCGTCCACGCCGATGCGGCACTTCACCGTCACGGGCAGGGAGACGGCGGCCTTCATGGCCGCCACGCATTCGCCCACGAGCACCGGCTCCTGCATGAGGCATGCGCCGAAACGCCCATTCTGCACCCGGTCGGAGGGACAGCCCACGTTGAGGTTGATCTCGTCATAGCCGAAATCGGCGCAGATCGCCGCCGCCTGGGCGAGCTCCGCCGGATTCGACCCGCCGAGCTGCACCGCGACCGGATGCTCCGCTTGGCTGAAGCCGAGGAGCCGCTCCCGCGGCCCGAAGATGACCGCGCCCGTCGTGACCATCTCCGTATAGAGCCGCGCCCGGCGCGACATGACGCGGTGGAACGCGCGGCAATGCCGGTCGGTCCAGTCCATCATCGGGGCAACGGTGAAGAATTTCTGTGTCATCATTCCAGCGGGGTCGGGACGGGTCGAACGGCCTTTTCCGACATGGGGACGGCGATCACAAGGAAAATAAGCGATCGGCAATGTCGCGGAGCCTTCAGATCAGCTCCGCCACCTGGGCGCCCAGTGCAGAGACCGCATCCGCAGGCCTCAGCTTGACCTGAAGCCCGCGCTGACCGCCGTTCATGAAGACCTCCTCGTGCGCG
This window of the Microvirga sp. TS319 genome carries:
- the dusA gene encoding tRNA dihydrouridine(20/20a) synthase DusA → MTQKFFTVAPMMDWTDRHCRAFHRVMSRRARLYTEMVTTGAVIFGPRERLLGFSQAEHPVAVQLGGSNPAELAQAAAICADFGYDEINLNVGCPSDRVQNGRFGACLMQEPVLVGECVAAMKAAVSLPVTVKCRIGVDDQDTQEALDRLTECVVAAGCDELTVHARKAWLKGLSPKENRDIPPLDYGRVYRLKAARPDLPVAINGGIKSWADIHEHLAHVDGVMLGRVAYHEPEILLGVDRELYGEEPPVADGFEAVEAYEPYIAAQLEKGERLSSITRHMLGLFTGRPGARAYRRHLATEAVKPGADLQTLRDAVAHVSRALERLGQEGAAADAA